Proteins co-encoded in one Acidithiobacillus caldus ATCC 51756 genomic window:
- the cmk gene encoding (d)CMP kinase yields the protein MTAAAPVITLDGPGGVGKGTLGRHLARRLGWHLLDSGAIYRATALAAVRAGLALDDVDGLASLARELPLRFVEAGDETEIWLGDERIDTAIRTPEVGQWASRIAALAPLRSALLQRQRDFQQAPGLVADGRDMGTVVFPDARLKIFLTASVEVRAARRLKQLMEQGSSASLATIAAEIAERDRRDRERSVAPLVAAPDARILDTSALSVAESSRVLEGWVVDAFGEIFVRQSAGI from the coding sequence GTGACGGCAGCGGCACCGGTCATTACCCTCGATGGACCCGGTGGTGTCGGCAAAGGCACCCTCGGTCGCCATCTTGCCCGACGCCTGGGTTGGCACCTCCTGGACAGCGGCGCCATCTACCGGGCCACGGCCCTGGCCGCCGTGCGGGCTGGGCTCGCGCTGGACGACGTCGACGGCCTGGCGAGCCTCGCCCGCGAACTCCCCCTGCGCTTCGTGGAGGCCGGGGACGAGACGGAGATCTGGCTTGGTGACGAACGCATCGACACGGCCATCCGCACGCCGGAGGTGGGGCAATGGGCCTCACGCATTGCCGCACTCGCGCCCCTGCGGTCGGCTCTCCTGCAACGGCAGCGGGATTTTCAGCAGGCGCCGGGTCTGGTGGCCGATGGCCGCGACATGGGTACCGTGGTGTTCCCCGATGCGCGACTCAAGATCTTCTTGACGGCGAGTGTCGAGGTGCGTGCCGCGCGCCGCCTAAAACAGTTGATGGAACAGGGAAGTAGTGCTAGTCTAGCCACCATTGCAGCAGAGATCGCCGAGCGGGATCGTCGGGATCGTGAACGCAGCGTCGCCCCCTTGGTGGCGGCTCCCGACGCGCGGATCCTCGATACCAGTGCGTTGAGTGTTGCAGAGAGTTCTCGGGTCCTTGAAGGTTGGGTAGTCGACGCCTTCGGGGAGATTTTCGTCCGCCAGTCCGCTGGCATTTGA
- a CDS encoding integration host factor subunit beta, which produces MIKLMSAQYPHVSIRDIELATRHMLDYLSDALRENERIEIRGFGSFSLHIRPEKQGRNPKTGEPVWVPEKRVPHFKPGKELREQVDYARADAQR; this is translated from the coding sequence CTGATCAAGCTCATGAGTGCCCAGTACCCGCATGTCAGCATTCGCGATATCGAACTCGCCACGCGGCACATGCTGGATTACCTCAGTGACGCCCTGCGCGAGAACGAGCGCATCGAGATTCGTGGTTTCGGCAGCTTTTCCCTGCATATCCGACCGGAAAAGCAGGGGCGTAATCCCAAAACGGGGGAACCGGTCTGGGTTCCGGAAAAACGCGTGCCCCATTTCAAGCCGGGCAAGGAATTGCGAGAGCAGGTGGACTATGCCCGTGCCGATGCGCAGCGCTGA
- the rpsA gene encoding 30S ribosomal protein S1 has protein sequence MTTPQAEVLSEPSFAELFEQSQSTQGIKPGDLLTGVVTRVDNDFVVIDVGLKSEGPVPAEQFRNSEGELEVKVGDRVEVCLESVEDGMGETKLSREKARRAKTWEDLEKAFEEGAVVHGFLTGKVKGGFTVSIDGVRAFLPGSLVDVRPVRDVAYLEGKDLEMKIIKLDRKRNNVVVSRRAVVEQEQSAERGALLESIQEGAILEGVVKNLTDYGAFIDLGGIDGLLHITDMGWRRVKHPSEVVSAGDEVRVMVLKFDRERGRISLGMKQLGEDPWQDISRRYPEGTRIFGKVTNITDYGAFVEIEEGVEGLVHVSEIDWTNKNLNPAKALHLGQEVEVMVLDIDEERRRISLGIKQCLPNPWEEFAQNYQKGDRVSGQIKSITDFGVFIGLEGGIDGLIHLSDLSWDRPGEEAVRDFKKGDELEAVVLSIDPERERISLGIKQMETDPFIQFVVANDKGSLTEGEVISVDGKGAVIKLAEGVEGFLPAREYARGSAPEVGDRIDVAIASIDRKNRTLTLSTKAQAARESGHGGGHEDSAALTQQYARSAATGTTSLGDLIKEQLKRKQEEES, from the coding sequence ATGACCACCCCACAAGCAGAAGTCCTGTCTGAACCCAGTTTTGCCGAGCTGTTTGAACAAAGTCAGAGCACCCAAGGCATCAAGCCTGGAGACCTTCTCACCGGCGTCGTCACCCGCGTGGATAACGATTTCGTCGTTATCGACGTCGGTCTGAAGTCCGAGGGCCCGGTGCCTGCGGAGCAGTTCCGCAACAGCGAGGGCGAACTCGAGGTCAAGGTGGGCGATCGGGTGGAAGTATGCCTGGAGTCCGTGGAAGACGGCATGGGCGAGACCAAGCTCTCGCGCGAGAAGGCGCGGCGCGCCAAGACCTGGGAGGATCTGGAAAAGGCCTTCGAAGAGGGCGCCGTGGTCCACGGGTTTCTCACTGGCAAGGTCAAGGGTGGGTTCACGGTCAGCATTGATGGCGTGCGCGCCTTCCTGCCGGGCTCCCTGGTGGACGTGCGTCCCGTTCGCGATGTGGCCTACCTCGAGGGCAAGGATCTCGAGATGAAGATCATCAAGCTCGACCGCAAGCGCAACAACGTCGTGGTATCGCGGCGCGCCGTGGTCGAGCAGGAACAGAGTGCCGAGCGTGGGGCCTTGCTGGAGAGCATCCAGGAAGGGGCCATCCTCGAGGGCGTGGTCAAGAACCTGACGGACTACGGCGCCTTCATTGACCTGGGCGGTATCGATGGTCTCTTGCACATCACCGACATGGGCTGGCGCCGCGTCAAGCACCCCAGCGAAGTCGTCAGTGCCGGCGACGAGGTGCGGGTCATGGTGCTCAAGTTCGATCGCGAGCGCGGTCGTATCTCCCTGGGCATGAAGCAGTTGGGTGAAGATCCCTGGCAGGACATCTCGCGCCGCTACCCCGAAGGTACGCGGATCTTTGGCAAGGTCACCAACATCACCGACTACGGCGCCTTCGTCGAGATCGAAGAGGGAGTGGAAGGCCTCGTGCACGTCTCCGAAATCGACTGGACCAACAAGAACCTCAATCCCGCCAAGGCGCTGCACCTGGGGCAGGAGGTGGAGGTCATGGTCCTCGACATCGACGAGGAACGGCGGCGCATCTCCCTGGGTATCAAGCAGTGTCTGCCCAACCCCTGGGAAGAGTTCGCCCAGAACTATCAGAAGGGCGATCGGGTGTCCGGCCAAATCAAGAGCATTACCGACTTTGGGGTATTCATTGGCCTCGAAGGTGGAATCGACGGACTCATCCATCTGTCCGATCTGTCCTGGGATCGCCCGGGCGAAGAGGCGGTGCGGGACTTCAAGAAGGGAGACGAGCTGGAGGCCGTGGTCCTCAGTATTGATCCCGAGCGCGAACGCATCTCCCTGGGCATCAAGCAGATGGAGACCGACCCCTTCATCCAGTTCGTCGTCGCCAACGACAAGGGCAGCCTGACGGAGGGTGAGGTCATCTCCGTGGACGGCAAGGGTGCGGTCATCAAGCTGGCAGAAGGCGTGGAAGGATTCCTGCCGGCGCGGGAATACGCGCGCGGCAGTGCGCCCGAGGTGGGGGATCGTATCGATGTGGCCATCGCCAGCATCGACCGCAAGAACCGCACCCTGACCCTGAGTACCAAGGCCCAGGCGGCACGGGAAAGTGGTCACGGCGGCGGTCACGAGGATTCCGCGGCACTGACGCAGCAGTACGCGCGCAGCGCAGCCACCGGAACCACCAGTCTCGGAGATCTGATCAAGGAACAGCTCAAGCGCAAGCAGGAAGAAGAGAGCTAA
- the aroA gene encoding 3-phosphoshikimate 1-carboxyvinyltransferase, which yields MDYRVNPGGCLRGQISVPGDKSISHRVVMLGAIADGVTEAEGLLEGADVLATIAAFQSMGVHMEGPDRGHLRIEGVGLRGLRAPSDIIDCGNSGTAMRLLAGLLAGQEFSCTLTGDASLRRRPMGRVLAPLAQMGAAIEAEDGRAPLHIHGRPLQGIHYDLPVASAQVKSAILLAGLYATGDTCVREPAPTRDHSERMLQGFGQPVRVEGAQRCLRSAGHLRGQSLRVPGDISSAAFFLLGASIAPKSDLLLEGVGINPTRTGIVEILTRMGARIDLLRLREVGGEPVADLRVRYAQLRGIDIPTRLVPLAIDEFPAIFIAAAAAEGVTRIRGAEELRVKESDRIAVMAAGLRTLGIAVEELADGAIIHGGVLGGGEVASHGDHRIAMAFAMAGLVARESVRITDCTNVATSFPNFAELARTAGLDLEVQTS from the coding sequence ATGGACTATCGTGTCAATCCCGGTGGCTGTTTGCGCGGCCAGATCAGTGTTCCCGGCGACAAATCCATTTCCCACCGGGTCGTCATGCTCGGCGCCATCGCCGACGGTGTGACGGAGGCGGAGGGTCTGCTGGAGGGGGCCGACGTTCTTGCCACCATCGCCGCCTTCCAAAGCATGGGCGTGCACATGGAGGGACCGGACCGTGGCCATCTGCGTATCGAGGGTGTCGGCCTGCGCGGTCTGCGCGCCCCGTCCGACATCATCGACTGCGGCAATTCGGGCACGGCCATGCGCCTGCTGGCGGGACTGCTGGCGGGTCAGGAGTTCAGCTGCACCCTGACGGGCGACGCGAGTCTGCGGCGGCGCCCCATGGGACGGGTACTCGCGCCGCTGGCGCAGATGGGTGCGGCCATCGAGGCCGAGGATGGGCGCGCGCCCCTGCACATCCACGGTCGCCCACTCCAGGGTATCCATTACGACCTACCCGTGGCCAGTGCCCAGGTCAAGTCGGCCATTCTCCTGGCGGGTCTTTACGCCACGGGCGATACCTGCGTGCGTGAACCGGCCCCCACCCGCGACCACAGTGAGCGCATGCTTCAGGGCTTTGGCCAGCCGGTGCGTGTGGAGGGTGCGCAGCGTTGTCTGCGTTCCGCGGGGCATCTGCGCGGGCAGAGCCTGCGTGTGCCGGGGGATATATCTTCGGCTGCCTTCTTCCTCCTGGGTGCCAGCATTGCGCCCAAGTCCGATCTGTTGCTGGAGGGCGTGGGTATCAATCCCACGCGCACCGGTATCGTCGAGATCCTCACGCGTATGGGGGCACGTATCGATCTCCTGCGCTTGCGTGAGGTAGGGGGGGAGCCCGTCGCCGATCTGCGTGTGCGCTATGCCCAACTGCGTGGGATCGACATTCCCACCCGCCTGGTGCCCCTGGCCATCGATGAGTTTCCGGCCATCTTCATCGCCGCTGCCGCCGCCGAAGGCGTGACCCGTATCCGTGGCGCCGAGGAGCTTCGGGTCAAGGAAAGCGACCGCATCGCCGTCATGGCGGCGGGCCTGCGCACGCTGGGTATCGCGGTAGAGGAACTCGCCGACGGTGCCATCATCCACGGGGGCGTGCTCGGTGGTGGTGAGGTGGCCAGCCACGGCGATCACCGCATCGCCATGGCCTTCGCCATGGCCGGGCTCGTGGCCCGGGAATCCGTGCGCATCACCGATTGCACCAACGTCGCCACCTCTTTCCCCAATTTTGCGGAGTTGGCCCGGACGGCTGGCCTGGACCTCGAGGTGCAGACGTCGTGA